From the Streptomyces sp. Sge12 genome, the window GCGGCGGGCCTGCGACGCCTCGCTGCGGCGGCTGCGGACCGACGTCATAGACCTCTACCAGTTGCACCGGGTGGATCCGGACGTGCCCGTGGAGGAGACCTGGGGCGCCATGGCGGAGCTGGTGGGCGCCGGCAAGGTGCGGGCGCTCGGCTTCTGCGCGCTCGGTGCCGGGGCCGGGCCGGGGGCGGGGCGCAGCGGGGACCGGGGGTACCGGACGACGCTGCGGCACCTGGAGCGGCTGCAGCAGGTCTTCCCGGTGAGCGCGGTGCAGGCGGAGTTGTCGGTGTGGTCGCCGGAGGCGGCCTGGCAGCTGCTGCCGTGGTGCGCGGCGCGCGGGGTGGGGTTCCTGGCGGCGATGCCGCTGGGCAGCGGGTTCCTCACGGGGACCCTCACGCCGGGCGAGGGCTTCGAGCCGCAGGACGTGCGGGCCCGGCATCCGCGGTTCACGGCGGAGGCGATGGCGTCGAACCAGGTGCTGCTGGCGGGGCTGCGGCGGGTGGCGCGGCGGCACGGCCCGGAGGTCACGGTCGCGCAGGTGGCGCTGGCGTGGGTGCTGGCGCAGGGGCCGCACGTGGTGCCGGTGCCGGGGGCCGACCGGGCGCCGTGGGCGGCGGAGAACGCGCGGGCGGCGGAGGTGCGGCTGTCGGCCGGGGACCTGGCCGAGATCGCGACGCTCCCGGTCGAGGTGGGAGCCTGGGACTGACCCGGATCCGGGGCCGGATCCGTGGGGGGCGGGGCCTTGGGGCGGGGCAGGGCCGGGTCCGCAACCACTCGATCGAGTGTACGAGTGGTGGAACTTCGCGAACTGCCGGAGCTGTTGAGACAGATGAAGGGCAGGATCGGAGGACCGGAAGGGAGCAGGGCGATGCGATACGGAAATTCTCCCGGGCGGGCGGGGTCGGCGGGCGCGGGCGGGCGGCGCCGGGGGATGCTGGCGGCGCTCGCACTGGCCGGCTGCGGCGCACTGCTGGCGGCGGGATGCGCGCCGGAGGGCGCCCCGGGCGCCCGGCCGGGCGACTCCCCACCGGGTAAGGCGGCGGCCGGATCGGGGTCACCGGGCCCCTCGGGCGGACCGTCCGCCTCGCCGGAGGCCACGGGCCCGCCGGCGAAGGGGACGGTGACGGTGACCGGAGAGGTCGCCAAGGGGCTGGAGTCGCCGTGGGGCGTGGCGCCCCTGCCGGGCGGGGACCTGCTCGTCGCGTCCCGGGACAAGGGGACGATCAGCAGGGTCGCCGCGGGATCGGGCGAGGTGACGCAGATCGGCAAGGTGCCGGGGGTGGCCCCGGGCGGGGAGGGCGGGCTGATGGGTCTCGCCCTGTCGCCCTCGTTCGCGTCGGACCGGCTGGTGTACGTGTACTTCACGACCGAGTCCGACAACCGCATCGCCCGGCTGCGCTATGACGAGCAGAGACCTCCCGGACAGCAACTGGGCGCGCCGGACACGGTGTTCCGGGGCATTCCCAAGGGCCTCATCCACAACGGCGGCCGGATCGCCTTCGGCCCGGACAAGATGCTCTACGCCGGCACGGGCGAGACCGGGGACAAGGGACTCGCGCAGGACAAGAAGTCGCTGGGCGGCAAGATCC encodes:
- a CDS encoding aldo/keto reductase, which produces MERRSIGAGALTVGAIGLGCMPMSWAYAPSRRRGHESLAAVHTALDLGSNLLDTADVYGPFTNELLLGRVLLERRSEAFVSAKVGLRAGDQHVVADGRPGYLRRACDASLRRLRTDVIDLYQLHRVDPDVPVEETWGAMAELVGAGKVRALGFCALGAGAGPGAGRSGDRGYRTTLRHLERLQQVFPVSAVQAELSVWSPEAAWQLLPWCAARGVGFLAAMPLGSGFLTGTLTPGEGFEPQDVRARHPRFTAEAMASNQVLLAGLRRVARRHGPEVTVAQVALAWVLAQGPHVVPVPGADRAPWAAENARAAEVRLSAGDLAEIATLPVEVGAWD
- a CDS encoding PQQ-dependent sugar dehydrogenase, with amino-acid sequence MLAALALAGCGALLAAGCAPEGAPGARPGDSPPGKAAAGSGSPGPSGGPSASPEATGPPAKGTVTVTGEVAKGLESPWGVAPLPGGDLLVASRDKGTISRVAAGSGEVTQIGKVPGVAPGGEGGLMGLALSPSFASDRLVYVYFTTESDNRIARLRYDEQRPPGQQLGAPDTVFRGIPKGLIHNGGRIAFGPDKMLYAGTGETGDKGLAQDKKSLGGKILRMTPDGDPVHGNPEADSVVYSYGHRNVQGLAWDKDKRLWAAEFGQNTWDELNLIEPGANYGWPEAEGKAGRPGFRDPVAVWKTDEASPSGIAWAEGSVWMAGLKGQRLWRIPLSGAQLAAEPEAFLTGEYGRLRTVVPLGGDRMLLVTSETDGRGSPEAGDDRVLTLTVR